In the Lysinibacillus sp. PLM2 genome, one interval contains:
- the rkpK_2 gene encoding UDP-glucose 6-dehydrogenase — MYKIAVAGTGYVGLVAGVCFAEVGHKVICVDIDEKKVDLMKSGIVPFYEPGLEDLMIKNYAAGRINFTTDYMQAYRDADIIFIGVGTPEREDGSANLSYIANVARQIAESIIKDCLIVVKSTVPVGTNDKVEQFIKDFLVNDVRVEVASNPEFLAQGSAVNDTLNAERIIIGTESNWAEQVLKSIYKPYNIPIISVSRRSAEMIKYASNNFLALKISFINDIANLCELVNADIQEVTLGMSFDSRIGNKFLNAGIGYGGSCFPKDTKALDYLAKQFGYELKTVKATMEVNKEQQTKLFKKASQRLITFNNIKVAILGLTFKPGTDDLRESASLVNVPLLLEHGANIFAFDPIGAKNFAKIYPEGKNRNGTIAYVENVEQALIGASICFIFTEWDEVKEIPPEKFKKLMQTPIVYDGRNIFKIDNMSEVGVEYHSIGRNKSNTRLVKESEYYKFKTYLS; from the coding sequence ATGTATAAGATAGCGGTAGCAGGAACCGGCTATGTTGGCTTGGTAGCAGGCGTATGTTTTGCAGAAGTTGGTCACAAAGTAATTTGTGTAGATATTGATGAGAAAAAAGTGGATCTTATGAAATCTGGTATCGTACCATTCTACGAACCTGGACTAGAAGATTTAATGATAAAAAACTACGCTGCAGGTAGAATCAATTTTACAACAGATTATATGCAAGCATATAGGGATGCAGATATTATATTTATTGGTGTAGGAACTCCAGAAAGAGAAGATGGATCTGCAAATCTTTCCTATATAGCAAATGTAGCAAGACAAATTGCTGAGTCTATTATTAAAGATTGTTTAATAGTTGTTAAATCAACAGTACCAGTGGGAACGAATGACAAAGTAGAACAATTTATAAAAGATTTTTTAGTTAACGATGTTAGAGTTGAGGTTGCGTCTAATCCTGAATTTCTTGCACAAGGGTCAGCTGTTAATGATACATTAAATGCAGAAAGAATTATAATAGGAACTGAAAGTAATTGGGCGGAACAGGTACTAAAGAGTATTTATAAACCATACAATATACCAATCATTTCAGTCTCTAGACGGTCAGCGGAAATGATAAAATATGCATCTAATAATTTTCTAGCTCTTAAAATCTCTTTTATAAATGATATTGCAAATCTTTGTGAATTAGTTAATGCCGATATTCAAGAAGTTACTCTAGGTATGAGTTTTGATAGTCGTATTGGTAATAAGTTTTTAAATGCTGGAATTGGTTATGGAGGATCATGCTTCCCTAAAGATACGAAAGCACTTGATTATTTAGCAAAACAATTTGGTTATGAACTAAAAACAGTTAAAGCTACTATGGAGGTTAATAAAGAACAGCAGACGAAGCTTTTTAAAAAAGCAAGTCAAAGACTTATTACATTTAATAATATAAAAGTAGCTATATTAGGTTTAACATTTAAACCTGGAACAGACGATTTGAGAGAGTCTGCATCACTTGTAAATGTACCATTGTTATTAGAACATGGCGCAAATATTTTTGCATTTGATCCCATAGGAGCTAAGAATTTCGCAAAAATTTATCCAGAAGGTAAAAATAGAAACGGGACGATCGCTTATGTTGAAAATGTAGAACAAGCTCTCATTGGGGCAAGTATCTGTTTTATTTTTACTGAATGGGATGAAGTGAAAGAAATACCACCTGAAAAGTTTAAAAAGCTAATGCAAACTCCTATTGTTTATGATGGAAGAAATATTTTTAAAATTGATAATATGTCAGAGGTCGGTGTGGAGTATCACTCAATTGGAAGGAATAAGTCAAATACAAGATTGGTAAAGGAGTCTGAATATTATAAATTCAAAACCTACTTATCCTAA
- the ywqC gene encoding putative capsular polysaccharide biosynthesis protein YwqC, whose amino-acid sequence MGETINLKLLLKIIKKRLFLISSVMIFGAVVGYILSFYILQPVYQAETQILVNQKISEQDGYVLSQWETELQLIDTYNVIIKSPAIIDKVIGELDLNITSKELSEQISVTNEDNSKVVNLIVEDPVPELAVHIANTVASVFKNEIPNLMSVDNINILSEATLSENPSPIKPNKILIIAIAITMGLIIGVGLVLTLELIDTRIKSEQEVEDLLGLPIIGTIRTVTEKDFNITSTLPSRKRRKK is encoded by the coding sequence TTGGGGGAAACTATTAATCTAAAACTATTATTAAAAATAATAAAAAAGAGACTATTTCTAATCTCTAGTGTGATGATTTTTGGAGCAGTGGTAGGTTATATACTATCCTTTTATATCTTACAACCAGTTTATCAAGCTGAAACTCAGATTTTAGTTAACCAAAAAATCAGCGAACAAGATGGATATGTTTTGTCTCAATGGGAAACTGAATTACAATTAATTGATACTTATAATGTAATTATTAAAAGTCCTGCAATTATAGATAAAGTAATTGGTGAATTAGATTTAAATATTACATCCAAAGAGTTATCTGAGCAAATTTCGGTGACTAATGAAGACAATTCAAAAGTTGTGAATCTTATAGTTGAAGACCCAGTTCCTGAACTAGCTGTTCATATTGCGAATACGGTTGCATCGGTATTCAAAAATGAAATTCCTAATTTAATGAGCGTAGACAATATAAATATTTTATCAGAAGCAACACTTAGTGAGAACCCTAGTCCTATTAAACCTAATAAAATACTAATTATAGCAATAGCAATTACAATGGGACTGATTATCGGTGTGGGTTTAGTATTAACATTAGAATTAATAGATACGAGAATTAAGAGTGAACAGGAAGTTGAAGATTTACTAGGTTTACCTATTATTGGAACAATTAGAACGGTCACTGAAAAGGATTTTAATATTACGTCGACTTTACCATCCCGTAAGAGGAGGAAGAAATAG
- a CDS encoding tyrosine protein kinase, translating into MFKKRKKSIVVPLARKLITSTSPKSIISEQFRTIRTNIEFSSPDQTIKTILVTSSVPGEGKTTTAANLAVVFAQEGKKVLIVDSDMRKPALHYTFDILNEKGLSNVLTRHQNHFLALYNTKIENLFIIPSGPIPPNPSELLSTQKFEIFLEEVKELYDLIIFDAPPLLSVTDAQILSHKCDGTILVVKSGFVDKVDVLKAKTSLNTVHAKILGVVLNNYNTTNSNYYEYY; encoded by the coding sequence ATGTTTAAAAAAAGGAAAAAGTCAATAGTAGTCCCTTTGGCACGTAAATTAATTACGAGCACAAGTCCAAAGTCCATTATATCTGAACAGTTTCGAACAATTCGTACCAATATTGAATTCTCATCACCGGATCAAACAATAAAAACTATACTGGTTACATCATCGGTTCCTGGTGAAGGTAAAACAACAACTGCTGCAAATTTGGCGGTGGTATTTGCCCAAGAAGGAAAAAAGGTATTAATTGTCGACTCTGATATGCGTAAGCCAGCATTACATTATACATTCGATATTTTAAATGAAAAAGGTCTTTCCAATGTATTAACAAGACATCAAAATCATTTTCTAGCGTTATATAATACGAAAATAGAGAATCTTTTTATCATACCAAGTGGACCTATTCCTCCAAATCCATCTGAATTACTTTCGACCCAAAAGTTTGAGATTTTTCTTGAAGAAGTCAAAGAATTGTATGATTTGATTATTTTTGATGCCCCTCCATTACTATCTGTCACAGATGCACAAATCTTATCACATAAATGTGATGGAACAATATTAGTAGTGAAAAGTGGGTTTGTTGATAAAGTAGATGTATTGAAAGCGAAAACTAGTCTTAATACAGTTCATGCAAAAATTTTAGGAGTGGTATTAAATAATTACAATACGACTAATAGTAACTATTATGAATATTATTAA
- the ymdB gene encoding hypothetical protein — MKVLFIGDIVGSIGREAVEKYLPRLKKKYAADVVIANGENAAAGRGITHKIYQQLLQAGVDVITMGNHTWDNKDIFEFIDDADYLIRPANFSTEAPGKGMVQIEKGGVTLTVINLHGRVFLPPHEDPFAVADELVAEARKTSPLVFVDFHAEVTSEKIALGWHLDGRASAVVGTHTHVQTADARIYPGGTAYITDVGMTGPYDEILGMNKESVIYKFQTNMPARFEVPKSGREVLSGFFVDIDNKTGKATSCERIYINADYPFEP, encoded by the coding sequence ATGAAAGTACTATTTATCGGTGATATTGTAGGCTCAATTGGAAGAGAAGCCGTTGAAAAATATTTACCCCGTTTAAAGAAAAAATATGCGGCAGATGTTGTGATTGCAAATGGTGAAAATGCAGCAGCTGGTCGTGGGATTACACATAAAATCTATCAACAGCTATTACAAGCGGGTGTTGATGTGATTACAATGGGCAATCATACTTGGGATAATAAAGATATTTTTGAATTTATAGATGATGCGGACTATTTGATTCGTCCAGCAAACTTCTCAACTGAAGCACCGGGAAAAGGAATGGTGCAAATCGAGAAGGGTGGGGTTACTTTAACGGTAATTAATTTACATGGTCGCGTCTTTTTACCACCTCACGAGGACCCATTTGCAGTGGCAGATGAACTGGTAGCAGAAGCTCGAAAAACTTCTCCATTAGTGTTTGTTGATTTTCATGCAGAAGTGACAAGTGAGAAAATTGCCCTTGGTTGGCATTTAGATGGACGTGCTTCAGCGGTTGTAGGAACTCATACTCATGTTCAAACAGCAGATGCCCGGATTTATCCTGGGGGGACTGCCTATATTACAGATGTAGGTATGACGGGTCCTTATGATGAAATATTGGGAATGAATAAAGAGAGCGTCATTTATAAATTCCAGACGAACATGCCTGCACGTTTTGAGGTTCCAAAAAGTGGACGAGAAGTGCTTAGTGGATTCTTTGTCGATATCGATAATAAAACGGGAAAAGCAACATCCTGTGAACGTATTTATATAAATGCCGATTATCCTTTTGAACCATAG
- a CDS encoding hypothetical protein (possible pseudo due to internal stop codon), giving the protein MEGIGIAALPKIAVEKEVKEGRLAILNWNAPNFPIFIQLFRHKDKWMSPALKAFIDVTKDTIINNQGIN; this is encoded by the coding sequence ATGGAAGGCATTGGTATAGCGGCCTTGCCTAAAATTGCTGTTGAAAAAGAAGTGAAAGAAGGAAGATTAGCTATATTAAATTGGAACGCACCTAACTTTCCAATTTTCATACAACTATTTAGACATAAAGACAAATGGATGTCCCCTGCTTTAAAAGCATTTATAGATGTGACAAAAGATACTATCATCAATAATCAGGGAATTAATTAG
- a CDS encoding hypothetical protein (possible pseudo due to internal stop codon), whose protein sequence is MEFKQLTIFKTAAQELNFSRTAENLGYAQSSITSHIKALEDELGVPLFERLGKRVILTEAGEQLQLYAAKLLALAEEAKDAVGCLREPSGLLTICASETHCTYRLPSLLKHFQKKYPKVQLVFRPGVSEKDFEGLLAKGELDVALLSMAPVVSENLIVEELGPEPIVIICHPDHILAQQDKVDPLDLRHEHLFVTED, encoded by the coding sequence ATGGAATTTAAACAATTGACTATTTTTAAAACTGCAGCTCAAGAATTGAATTTCTCTCGAACAGCGGAAAACCTAGGCTATGCACAGTCTAGTATTACATCACATATTAAAGCTCTAGAGGATGAGCTGGGTGTTCCATTATTTGAGCGATTAGGAAAGCGAGTTATTTTAACAGAGGCAGGTGAACAGCTACAGTTATATGCTGCCAAATTATTAGCGCTCGCTGAAGAAGCCAAGGATGCTGTAGGCTGTTTACGCGAACCAAGTGGGTTATTAACGATCTGTGCGTCCGAAACCCATTGTACATACCGTCTTCCCTCTCTTTTAAAACATTTTCAAAAAAAATATCCTAAAGTCCAGCTTGTTTTTCGTCCTGGAGTTTCAGAGAAGGACTTCGAAGGTCTCCTTGCAAAGGGAGAATTGGATGTAGCTTTATTATCAATGGCTCCTGTTGTTTCCGAGAATCTTATTGTAGAAGAGTTAGGACCTGAACCAATCGTCATAATATGTCATCCAGATCACATATTAGCTCAACAAGACAAGGTAGACCCATTAGATCTACGTCATGAGCATCTTTTCGTTACTGAGGATTGA
- a CDS encoding alcohol dehydrogenase, with amino-acid sequence MHSFSYFCSTKIEMGMGISKQIPDKLKSLEIGQAILLVSDPGVVKAGLVEPIKENLQSQGFNVSLYDSISQNPRDTECIAGAKIFKEEGIQAVVAVGGGSAMDTGKAIALLGPNGGTPTDYADGKRTYENIAPIICVPTTAGTGSEVTRSSVITEAETHRKMTLKHASLRPMMAILDPELTFSVPPSVTAATGVDALVHAIEGYTCKVSNPISQALGAKAMETIVASLQTAFENGSDEKARFNMLKGSLLAGLCFGSADVAAVHCLAEALGGLYDTPHGIANSVFLPYVLKFNAEENTQMHADLSRYMGFAKDSDVDRLAVEKLISGIEEFTAALKIPKLKDLGYVNETDFPRIVELAVQNGSTPSNVRTVTESDYMNILENAYKG; translated from the coding sequence ATGCATTCATTTAGTTATTTTTGTAGTACAAAAATTGAAATGGGAATGGGGATATCAAAACAAATACCAGACAAATTAAAATCTCTTGAAATAGGCCAAGCTATTTTACTAGTTAGTGATCCAGGGGTTGTAAAAGCTGGTTTAGTAGAACCTATCAAAGAAAATCTTCAATCGCAGGGCTTTAATGTTTCATTATATGATTCAATTTCACAAAATCCTCGAGATACAGAGTGCATAGCTGGGGCTAAGATTTTTAAAGAAGAGGGCATACAGGCTGTAGTTGCAGTAGGCGGTGGTAGCGCAATGGATACAGGGAAAGCAATTGCGCTACTAGGGCCTAATGGTGGAACACCGACAGATTATGCAGATGGAAAAAGAACATATGAAAACATTGCACCGATTATTTGTGTACCAACTACGGCCGGTACAGGTTCTGAAGTGACAAGGTCATCGGTAATAACGGAGGCAGAAACTCATAGAAAAATGACACTAAAACACGCTTCACTTCGTCCGATGATGGCAATTTTAGATCCAGAACTTACTTTTAGCGTCCCACCATCTGTTACTGCGGCAACGGGTGTAGACGCATTGGTTCATGCCATTGAAGGGTACACATGTAAAGTGTCAAACCCAATTTCACAAGCTCTTGGTGCAAAAGCGATGGAAACGATTGTTGCATCGTTACAGACTGCATTTGAAAATGGAAGTGATGAGAAAGCTCGTTTTAATATGTTAAAAGGAAGCTTACTTGCTGGACTTTGTTTTGGATCGGCAGACGTCGCAGCTGTGCATTGCTTAGCGGAAGCACTTGGGGGTCTTTATGACACTCCTCATGGTATTGCAAACTCAGTATTTTTACCATATGTATTAAAATTTAATGCGGAAGAAAATACACAAATGCATGCTGATTTATCTCGCTATATGGGATTTGCGAAGGATTCAGATGTAGATCGATTAGCGGTAGAAAAACTGATTTCTGGAATTGAAGAATTTACAGCTGCTTTAAAAATTCCGAAATTAAAAGATTTGGGATATGTCAATGAAACGGATTTCCCTCGAATTGTGGAACTAGCTGTACAAAATGGATCCACTCCAAGCAATGTTCGTACCGTTACAGAGTCAGACTACATGAATATACTTGAAAATGCATATAAAGGGTGA
- a CDS encoding stage V sporulation protein S produces MDSLKVSSRSNPNSVAGALVAVIREQGYAEMQAVGAGALNQAVKAVAIARGFVAPSGTDLICAPAFADITIAGEDRTALKLVVEKRTR; encoded by the coding sequence GTGGATTCATTAAAAGTATCATCTCGCTCAAATCCAAATTCTGTTGCAGGTGCGCTAGTAGCCGTTATTCGTGAGCAAGGCTATGCAGAAATGCAGGCGGTCGGTGCAGGTGCATTAAACCAAGCAGTAAAGGCAGTAGCAATTGCTCGTGGCTTTGTTGCGCCAAGTGGAACAGACTTAATTTGCGCTCCAGCATTTGCTGATATTACGATTGCTGGTGAAGATCGAACAGCATTGAAACTTGTTGTTGAAAAACGTACAAGATAA
- the yuxK gene encoding hypothetical protein yields the protein MESIVLFDGECNFCDKSVQFIIKRDPQGKFKFASLQSTIGQDILNKFGLRNTIINSLVLIENDQYYIKSTAALRICKSLKGPWKLASILILVPRPIRDYFYSIIAKNRYKWFGKKDLCLLPSKEIRDRFL from the coding sequence ATGGAGAGCATTGTTTTATTCGATGGCGAATGTAATTTCTGCGATAAAAGTGTTCAGTTTATAATAAAACGTGATCCTCAGGGGAAATTTAAATTTGCGTCATTACAAAGTACTATAGGCCAAGATATTTTAAACAAATTCGGATTAAGAAATACAATTATTAATAGTCTTGTTCTCATTGAAAACGATCAATATTACATTAAATCTACTGCCGCTCTCCGAATTTGCAAATCATTAAAAGGACCATGGAAGTTAGCATCTATACTTATTCTAGTTCCAAGACCAATAAGGGATTACTTTTACAGCATTATTGCAAAAAATCGATACAAATGGTTCGGTAAGAAGGATCTTTGCTTGTTGCCATCAAAAGAAATTCGAGATCGATTTTTATAA
- the porA gene encoding pyruvate ferredoxin oxidoreductase subunit alpha — translation MLHQLSWKVGGQQGEGIESTGEIFSMAMNRLGYHLYGYRHFSSRIKGGHTNNKITVRPTEVRSIADDLDILVAFDQETIDVNYKELTASSIILADSKFDPVKPEDSKAPLFSVPFTEIATELGTSLMKNMVAIGATSALLNLEHKVFQGVVDEIFGRKGEEVVKKNMEAIGRGFDAMSELLGERVGEWELEPADGKRRMFMIGNDAIALGTIAAGARFMSAYPITPASEIMEYLIKKLPKFGGAVIQTEDEIAAATMAIGANFGGVRAFTASAGPGLSLMMEAIGLSGMTEQPLVIVDTQRGGPSTGLPTKQEQSDLMAMFYGTHGEIPKVVIAPSTLEEAFFDTIQAFNIAEELQLPVILMTDLQLSLGKQTVEPFDYSKIEIRRGKIVDRDIPEPENKDYFKRYENTDDGISPRVLPGTANGIHHVTGVEHDETGKPNEAPGNRQIQMDKRFRKLEYLKFDMPVYVNAPHEEADVLLVGFNSTRGALEEVQERLNDEGLKVNHAHIRLLFPFPSAEMAPLVANAKKVIVVENNKTSQLANIMKMNIGGHDKIASITKYDGTPFLPRELENKVKELLD, via the coding sequence ATGTTACATCAGCTTTCATGGAAAGTCGGTGGGCAACAAGGAGAAGGTATTGAGAGTACTGGTGAAATCTTCTCAATGGCAATGAACCGGTTAGGGTATCACTTATACGGATATCGTCATTTTTCTTCTCGAATTAAAGGTGGCCACACGAACAATAAAATTACTGTACGTCCAACAGAAGTTCGTTCAATTGCGGATGATTTAGATATTTTAGTTGCTTTTGATCAAGAAACTATTGACGTTAACTATAAAGAATTAACAGCGAGTAGTATTATTTTAGCAGATAGCAAGTTTGATCCAGTCAAACCAGAGGATTCTAAAGCCCCATTATTCTCTGTTCCATTTACTGAAATCGCTACAGAGCTTGGCACATCACTGATGAAAAATATGGTGGCAATTGGTGCAACAAGCGCTTTACTTAACTTAGAGCATAAAGTTTTCCAAGGTGTTGTTGATGAAATTTTCGGCCGTAAAGGCGAGGAAGTCGTGAAAAAGAACATGGAAGCTATTGGTCGCGGATTTGATGCAATGAGTGAGCTTCTAGGTGAACGTGTAGGCGAGTGGGAATTAGAGCCTGCTGATGGAAAACGCCGCATGTTCATGATTGGTAACGATGCAATTGCACTTGGAACGATAGCAGCAGGTGCTCGTTTTATGTCTGCGTATCCAATCACCCCAGCTTCAGAAATTATGGAGTATTTAATTAAAAAGTTGCCTAAATTTGGAGGCGCTGTCATCCAAACTGAAGATGAAATTGCAGCAGCAACAATGGCGATCGGAGCTAACTTCGGTGGTGTCCGCGCATTCACTGCATCAGCTGGACCAGGTTTATCATTAATGATGGAAGCAATTGGTCTATCAGGGATGACTGAACAGCCTTTAGTTATTGTTGATACACAACGCGGAGGCCCTTCAACTGGCTTACCTACAAAGCAAGAACAATCTGACTTAATGGCTATGTTCTACGGTACTCATGGTGAAATTCCGAAAGTAGTTATTGCGCCATCAACGTTAGAAGAAGCTTTCTTTGATACAATTCAAGCATTCAACATAGCAGAAGAATTACAACTTCCTGTTATCTTAATGACGGATTTACAACTTTCACTTGGTAAACAAACTGTTGAGCCATTTGATTATTCAAAAATTGAAATTCGTCGCGGTAAAATAGTTGATCGTGATATTCCAGAACCTGAAAACAAAGATTATTTCAAACGCTATGAAAATACGGATGACGGGATTTCACCGCGTGTTTTACCAGGTACGGCAAACGGTATTCACCATGTTACAGGTGTTGAGCATGATGAAACAGGAAAACCAAATGAAGCGCCAGGAAATCGTCAAATTCAAATGGACAAGCGTTTCCGTAAGTTAGAGTATTTAAAATTTGACATGCCGGTCTATGTTAATGCACCTCATGAAGAAGCGGATGTTTTATTAGTTGGATTTAACTCAACTCGTGGCGCATTAGAGGAAGTACAAGAGAGATTAAATGATGAAGGGTTAAAAGTAAACCATGCACATATTCGTTTACTATTCCCATTCCCATCAGCTGAAATGGCACCACTCGTTGCAAATGCGAAAAAAGTAATCGTAGTGGAAAATAATAAAACATCACAACTTGCAAATATAATGAAAATGAACATTGGCGGTCACGATAAAATTGCAAGCATCACGAAGTATGATGGTACACCATTCCTACCACGTGAACTTGAAAATAAAGTAAAGGAGCTGCTTGACTAA